A DNA window from Agarivorans sp. TSD2052 contains the following coding sequences:
- a CDS encoding DUF2956 domain-containing protein — protein MAKANKSQISNETVATADSIAKATQRPGQSKEQTKLISAGIQKGIEQYKKQHKAKMREADKQRKKQSKVAVSVPHEPQTTSLESPQRQWLPWALLGLSWLGFIGYIYVNAS, from the coding sequence GTGGCCAAAGCAAATAAATCTCAAATATCAAATGAAACTGTCGCAACCGCTGACAGTATCGCCAAAGCAACCCAGCGACCCGGACAAAGCAAAGAGCAAACGAAGCTTATTTCTGCGGGTATTCAAAAAGGGATTGAGCAATACAAAAAACAGCATAAAGCGAAGATGCGAGAAGCTGACAAACAACGTAAAAAACAATCTAAGGTGGCTGTTAGTGTGCCGCATGAGCCTCAAACAACATCGCTTGAGTCGCCTCAGCGTCAATGGCTACCATGGGCGTTACTGGGTTTATCTTGGTTGGGTTTTATTGGCTATATTTATGTGAATGCCAGTTAA